Proteins encoded by one window of Monoglobus pectinilyticus:
- the rplM gene encoding 50S ribosomal protein L13, producing the protein MSTYMAKANEIEKKWYIIDAAGKPLGRVAAQAATILRGKHRPEYTPGVDCGEYVIIINAKDAVLTGNKLLQKKWYRHTGYIGHLKEVSYKDLMEQRPEKAMELAVTGMIPHNSLGRKELKKLRIYADDKHEHAAQSPIEWTREF; encoded by the coding sequence ATGTCAACTTATATGGCTAAAGCTAATGAAATCGAAAAGAAATGGTACATTATCGATGCTGCCGGCAAACCTCTGGGTAGAGTTGCAGCTCAGGCTGCTACAATCCTGAGAGGAAAACACCGTCCGGAATATACTCCGGGTGTTGACTGCGGCGAATATGTTATCATAATCAACGCTAAAGACGCTGTTCTTACCGGAAACAAGCTTCTTCAAAAGAAATGGTACAGACATACCGGTTATATTGGTCACCTTAAAGAAGTTTCTTATAAGGACTTAATGGAGCAAAGACCTGAAAAAGCTATGGAATTAGCTGTTACAGGCATGATTCCGCATAACAGTCTTGGCAGAAAAGAATTAAAGAAACTTAGAATTTACGCAGACGACAAACACGAACATGCTGCTCAGTCACCGATTGAGTGGACACGTGAGTTTTAA
- a CDS encoding copper amine oxidase N-terminal domain-containing protein — translation MKKMAFIFALTIVLTFLWSYTANADTVEKEEPIFIKDGLETEFTDIKPFIIEPGITYVPASCCNKIFNSGFSYEITDETIKLIQKGLEYDTTLTAGVNRNTIFVNNKKTKIDYEPLTIDGEIYIPLSSIAEALGYKVYYNEIIYFDKAASKNVAKDSIQLNYILADVYIWNEDPNSSVDGIRYAVTQHNDSQTNITDIYNRKTSNKEDIFNILNIEKGSLVNLYSLYQTEGYRVPCGYWGELMQNLRDQNYNPILTERWIGDSSSSDMIILGIGENSDPAISSILKSLGEDNLRQNNGEVYRLSYFGTFSGNYVLRINLNSDGTSTVKYVYNLTLSKIDNTNEIQEKTLTKEETQLVTKKFFETDFWNMPLKVHRSGADGMDIIIEAVKNGNYYGIPLDACKRQFF, via the coding sequence ATGAAAAAAATGGCTTTTATTTTTGCTTTAACTATCGTTTTAACTTTTTTATGGAGCTATACCGCAAATGCAGATACAGTAGAAAAAGAAGAACCGATTTTTATAAAAGACGGTCTTGAAACTGAATTTACCGATATAAAGCCTTTTATTATAGAACCGGGTATAACGTATGTCCCTGCTTCTTGTTGTAATAAGATTTTTAATTCCGGTTTTTCATATGAAATAACAGATGAAACTATTAAGCTTATACAAAAAGGCTTAGAATATGATACAACTTTAACTGCCGGAGTTAACCGCAATACGATTTTTGTCAATAACAAAAAAACAAAGATTGATTATGAGCCATTAACTATTGACGGAGAAATTTATATTCCTTTAAGTTCTATAGCCGAAGCTTTGGGATACAAAGTATATTATAATGAAATTATCTATTTTGATAAAGCGGCATCTAAGAATGTTGCTAAAGACTCTATTCAGTTAAATTATATTCTTGCAGATGTTTATATATGGAATGAAGATCCTAATTCATCTGTAGATGGTATACGATATGCTGTTACTCAACATAATGACAGCCAAACAAACATAACTGATATATATAATAGAAAAACTTCTAACAAAGAAGATATATTTAATATATTAAATATTGAAAAAGGTTCATTAGTTAATTTATACTCTCTTTATCAAACAGAAGGCTATAGAGTGCCATGTGGATATTGGGGAGAATTAATGCAGAATTTACGTGACCAAAACTATAATCCAATACTAACTGAAAGATGGATTGGTGATAGTTCTTCTTCTGATATGATAATCTTAGGGATAGGTGAAAATTCAGATCCTGCTATCTCTTCCATACTCAAAAGTTTGGGGGAGGATAATCTTCGCCAAAATAATGGAGAAGTTTACCGACTATCATATTTCGGCACCTTTAGCGGCAATTATGTTTTAAGAATCAACCTCAATTCTGACGGTACTTCAACCGTAAAATATGTTTATAATTTAACTTTGTCAAAAATTGATAATACAAATGAAATCCAAGAAAAAACATTGACTAAAGAAGAAACTCAGTTAGTAACGAAAAAATTCTTTGAAACTGATTTTTGGAATATGCCGCTAAAGGTTCACCGCAGCGGAGCTGATGGGATGGATATAATAATTGAAGCAGTAAAAAATGGAAATTATTATGGCATACCGCTGGACGCCTGTAAGCGGCAGTTTTTTTGA
- a CDS encoding Wzt carbohydrate-binding domain-containing protein, which translates to MESCVNPGNKAHGQKQRLTGALNHYGSHIGAIKNISIPKNVEFYLHENVRITVDVYISDDISLDSLGVSIALKDKFGLDLIVFQTDEPLHYGTNQINFCFENRLNSGKYTIAAGLENKNSLPITYYEYIEGAAEIKSIAPPQTFGLISAPCKIYVR; encoded by the coding sequence ATTGAAAGCTGCGTAAATCCCGGCAATAAAGCTCACGGTCAAAAACAGAGACTCACCGGTGCCTTAAACCATTACGGCAGCCATATTGGAGCAATAAAAAACATTTCTATACCAAAAAACGTGGAGTTTTATCTGCATGAAAACGTTAGGATTACAGTCGATGTATATATTTCCGATGATATAAGCCTTGATAGTCTTGGCGTGTCTATAGCGCTAAAAGACAAATTTGGTCTTGATTTGATAGTTTTTCAAACTGACGAACCGCTTCATTACGGAACCAATCAAATAAATTTTTGTTTTGAAAACCGCCTTAACTCAGGCAAGTACACAATAGCGGCAGGTCTTGAAAACAAGAACAGTCTCCCCATCACTTATTACGAGTATATTGAAGGAGCAGCGGAAATTAAATCAATTGCTCCTCCGCAAACTTTTGGATTAATATCCGCTCCATGCAAAATTTATGTGAGGTGA
- a CDS encoding glycosyltransferase family 2 protein, whose protein sequence is MKRRKKPTMTLLNAAGGKIINIRLWIKKLICDLKSYKRRNIKTTPPRLIADNKYPLDISVIVCTYNRPKKLANAVKSLCGQTLPSEKYEIIIVNNGEELNNTFEEYNDCNIKIIKEERKGLTYARNLGASVSNGKYLVYIDDDAIAEPRLLETIKNAFDAHSNAGIIGGQIILKTPEPKPNIILEGKETLWSEYTVPYTKYREINKQYEFPFGANFSVRHNIFNAVGGFDESYGRVGNNYAGGEETVLCFKVLNCGCKIGIEPKAVVYHDVDKTRYTKEHIKETIKAGIFTTYRLYKDGYSPAAWDKSYALERIKIAECEIEKLIKSNADELELYYKECEKNGFIELADSICE, encoded by the coding sequence TTGAAACGCAGAAAGAAGCCCACAATGACTTTGTTAAACGCCGCCGGCGGAAAAATTATCAATATTCGTTTATGGATTAAAAAACTTATATGCGATCTTAAAAGCTATAAGCGCCGTAACATCAAAACGACGCCGCCGCGGCTTATTGCCGATAACAAATACCCACTGGATATATCCGTTATTGTGTGCACATACAATCGGCCTAAAAAACTTGCCAATGCTGTAAAGTCACTTTGCGGTCAAACCCTTCCGTCGGAGAAATATGAAATTATTATTGTAAACAACGGCGAGGAACTTAACAATACCTTTGAAGAATACAATGACTGCAATATAAAAATAATTAAAGAAGAACGAAAAGGATTGACTTATGCAAGAAATTTGGGTGCGTCAGTATCCAACGGAAAATACCTTGTCTATATTGATGACGACGCTATTGCAGAACCGCGTCTGCTTGAAACAATAAAAAATGCTTTTGACGCACACAGCAATGCCGGAATAATCGGAGGACAAATAATTCTTAAAACACCGGAACCCAAACCAAATATTATACTTGAGGGAAAAGAAACTTTATGGAGTGAATACACCGTTCCTTACACCAAATACCGTGAGATAAACAAGCAATATGAATTTCCGTTCGGGGCTAACTTTTCAGTTAGACACAATATATTTAATGCTGTCGGCGGTTTTGATGAAAGCTATGGGCGTGTGGGGAACAACTATGCAGGAGGAGAGGAAACCGTTCTATGCTTTAAAGTATTAAACTGCGGCTGCAAAATAGGCATAGAGCCAAAAGCAGTTGTCTATCATGACGTTGATAAAACCCGTTATACCAAAGAACACATAAAAGAGACCATAAAAGCCGGAATATTTACCACTTACCGTCTGTACAAAGATGGATACAGCCCGGCGGCTTGGGATAAAAGCTATGCGTTGGAAAGAATAAAAATAGCAGAATGTGAAATTGAAAAATTAATTAAAAGCAACGCTGACGAGCTGGAATTATACTATAAGGAATGTGAAAAAAATGGCTTTATTGAATTGGCTGACTCGATTTGCGAATAA
- a CDS encoding glycosyltransferase family 2 protein, with amino-acid sequence MALLNWLTRFANKNNDIHHLTFSEYKNKFNNIYNISVRDLKNLGETGLVSIVLPVYNGEKYLKHAINSVISQSYKKIELIIVDDGSDDKSGSIAEEYAKNYNNIFVISHNANRLLPAALNSGFKMAKGEYLTWISHDNILLPKFIEKMVQELDYYKDAAMVYGNMKLIDKNGNVLRGKGWYEYPPMSGNVILPTGTDNLNITANNTIGAAFMYRASVADLIGEYSDDRFGIEDYDYWMRINEIFPIRHTEFSEPLYLYRFHDDSLTSKDEELGITLNRPKLMEFDELRRNFLLLQNQKDALDGKELLKSKIDKLNSITLDELKKLL; translated from the coding sequence ATGGCTTTATTGAATTGGCTGACTCGATTTGCGAATAAGAATAATGACATACATCATTTAACTTTCTCCGAGTATAAAAACAAATTTAATAATATTTATAATATTTCTGTAAGAGACCTTAAAAACTTAGGAGAAACTGGGCTGGTCTCAATTGTGTTACCTGTGTATAATGGTGAAAAATACCTAAAACATGCAATAAATTCAGTAATATCACAGAGCTATAAAAAAATAGAATTAATTATTGTCGATGATGGTTCAGATGATAAAAGCGGCAGTATTGCCGAAGAATACGCAAAAAATTATAACAATATATTTGTTATTTCTCATAATGCTAACCGCCTCCTTCCGGCCGCACTTAATTCAGGTTTTAAAATGGCAAAAGGCGAGTATTTAACATGGATAAGCCATGACAATATTTTGCTTCCGAAATTCATAGAAAAAATGGTACAGGAACTTGATTATTATAAAGACGCCGCTATGGTTTACGGAAATATGAAATTGATTGACAAAAATGGAAACGTATTAAGAGGGAAAGGCTGGTATGAGTATCCGCCCATGAGCGGCAATGTAATACTTCCAACCGGAACGGATAATCTAAATATAACTGCCAATAATACTATTGGCGCGGCATTTATGTACAGAGCATCTGTTGCGGATTTAATCGGCGAGTATTCAGACGATAGGTTTGGTATAGAAGATTATGACTACTGGATGAGAATAAATGAAATTTTCCCCATAAGGCATACTGAGTTCTCAGAACCTCTTTATCTTTATCGATTTCATGACGATTCGCTGACTTCCAAAGACGAAGAGTTGGGAATAACACTGAACCGGCCTAAGCTCATGGAATTTGATGAACTCAGACGAAACTTCCTGCTTCTTCAAAATCAGAAGGACGCTTTAGATGGGAAAGAACTGCTTAAATCAAAGATTGATAAACTTAATTCAATAACTTTGGACGAGTTAAAAAAACTTTTATAA
- the glgB gene encoding 1,4-alpha-glucan branching protein GlgB, translated as MNDFDIYKNGKKRDAGTYIDDAPMYLFNQGVNYESYRMLGAHRGKSFSGKDGYLFAVWAPHAKSVSVVCDGNGWDRNKGRMYKHMDFGIWEVFLEGIEPGQCYKYSIETFRGDIFLKSDPYAFYSEVRPANASITTELDYEWNDKKWIDKRTKTEPYDKPINIYEMHFSSWKTHEDGSYLTYTEMADELIPYVKKMGYTHIEVMPLSEYPFDASWGYQVTGYYSANSRFGRPEELKYFIDKCHQNDIGVIMDWVPAHFPKDGFALAKFDGECLFEHPDSRRGEHKEWGTLVFDWTKTEIWSFLISNALFWLQEFHFDGLRVDAVSSMLYLDYNRNDGEWLPNKYGGKENLEAIEFLQKLNMAVFERLPNVMMIAEESTAWGGVTSPVNKGGLGFNFKWNMGWMHDVLDYMQCDPYFRKGNHYKLTFPMMYAFAENYILALSHDEVVHGKRSLIDKMWGTYEEKFSELRLLYAYMYSHPGKKLLFMGGEFGQFIEWRFAEQLDWGLEEYDNHKKMWEYSTALGHFYQEHPAFFEIERELSGGEWEGFKWLKAQDCENSVLAYLRLSKDKKDEILVAINFTPIDHAIYTIGVPENGDYKVVLNSNDKKFGGDGSGSKTYHAKKIPCDEFDYSIDITLPALTALYIQKLPPTKKVKKEKVVGLVKKQTSEIKTIENKTKALAETEKSEK; from the coding sequence ATGAATGATTTTGACATTTACAAAAACGGAAAAAAGAGGGATGCCGGAACCTATATAGACGATGCTCCAATGTATTTGTTTAACCAGGGAGTAAACTACGAATCCTACCGTATGCTGGGAGCCCACAGGGGCAAGTCATTTTCCGGAAAAGACGGTTATTTGTTTGCTGTTTGGGCGCCTCATGCAAAAAGCGTATCCGTAGTTTGTGACGGAAACGGATGGGACAGAAACAAGGGCAGAATGTACAAACATATGGATTTTGGGATATGGGAAGTTTTTTTGGAAGGAATTGAACCGGGACAGTGCTATAAATATAGTATTGAAACATTCCGCGGAGATATATTTCTTAAATCAGACCCATACGCATTCTATAGCGAAGTCAGACCGGCCAACGCATCTATCACAACTGAACTTGACTATGAATGGAATGACAAAAAATGGATAGATAAACGGACAAAAACAGAGCCTTATGACAAACCTATAAACATTTATGAAATGCACTTTTCATCATGGAAAACGCACGAGGACGGAAGCTATTTAACTTATACCGAAATGGCGGACGAACTTATTCCGTATGTGAAAAAGATGGGCTACACGCATATTGAGGTTATGCCTCTCTCAGAATATCCGTTTGACGCATCATGGGGATACCAGGTTACAGGTTATTACAGCGCAAACAGCCGGTTTGGAAGACCTGAAGAACTCAAATACTTTATCGACAAATGCCATCAAAATGATATTGGGGTAATAATGGACTGGGTTCCGGCACATTTTCCGAAAGACGGCTTTGCCCTTGCCAAATTTGACGGCGAATGCCTGTTTGAACATCCTGACAGCAGGAGAGGCGAACATAAAGAATGGGGCACCTTAGTATTTGACTGGACAAAGACAGAAATTTGGTCATTTCTAATTTCCAACGCCTTATTTTGGCTGCAGGAATTCCATTTCGACGGCTTGAGAGTTGACGCCGTATCCAGCATGTTATATCTTGATTATAACCGCAATGACGGAGAGTGGCTGCCAAACAAATACGGCGGAAAAGAGAATCTAGAAGCTATAGAATTCCTTCAAAAACTGAATATGGCAGTATTTGAACGCCTGCCGAACGTTATGATGATTGCAGAAGAATCAACCGCTTGGGGAGGAGTAACATCTCCGGTGAATAAAGGCGGTCTGGGATTTAACTTTAAATGGAATATGGGCTGGATGCACGATGTTCTTGACTATATGCAGTGCGACCCATACTTTAGGAAAGGAAACCACTATAAACTTACATTTCCGATGATGTACGCTTTTGCTGAAAATTATATTCTTGCACTTTCACACGATGAGGTTGTTCATGGAAAGCGCAGTCTGATTGACAAGATGTGGGGAACATATGAAGAAAAATTCAGCGAACTGAGACTATTATACGCCTATATGTATTCTCACCCCGGGAAAAAATTATTGTTTATGGGCGGTGAATTTGGTCAGTTTATAGAGTGGCGTTTTGCCGAACAGCTTGACTGGGGGCTTGAAGAATATGATAACCATAAAAAGATGTGGGAATATTCCACAGCTTTAGGACATTTTTATCAGGAACATCCTGCCTTCTTTGAAATTGAACGCGAGCTTTCAGGCGGCGAATGGGAAGGTTTTAAGTGGCTTAAAGCTCAAGATTGCGAAAACAGCGTTCTCGCTTATCTGAGACTTTCCAAAGACAAGAAAGACGAGATATTGGTCGCTATAAACTTTACTCCTATAGACCACGCTATTTACACTATAGGAGTACCTGAAAACGGTGATTACAAAGTTGTATTAAACAGTAATGACAAAAAGTTTGGTGGGGATGGAAGCGGCAGTAAAACATATCATGCTAAAAAAATACCATGCGACGAGTTTGATTATTCAATAGATATAACCTTGCCGGCGCTTACAGCACTTTATATACAAAAGCTGCCTCCAACTAAAAAGGTTAAGAAAGAAAAAGTTGTAGGCTTAGTTAAAAAACAGACGAGCGAAATAAAAACAATAGAAAATAAAACCAAAGCGCTTGCAGAAACAGAAAAATCTGAAAAATAA
- a CDS encoding glucose-1-phosphate adenylyltransferase codes for MRLKECVAMILAGGQGSRLGILTQNVAKPAVPFGGKYRIIDFPLSNCSHSGIDTVGVLTQYQPLELNTYIANGQPWDLDRTNGGVFVLPPYTSAEKGEWYKGTANAIYQNLGFMEQFNPKYVIILSGDHIYKMDYNKMLSVHKKANADATIAVIEVPWDEAPRFGIMNTSDDMQIVEFEEKPKEPKSNLASMGVYCFSWDVLKKYLTEDENDPESENDFGKNIIPAMLNDGLKLMAHRFDGYWKDVGTIQSLWEANMELLDDQPGCDLDDDTWKIFSRNPVKPPQYVGENGSLKNSYTTEGCEIYGRVEHSILFEGVTIGDGAVIKDSIILPGAAVKPGAVVNKSIIGSDAVIGEEATIGSTADNANKSFYNTKICSDDITLIGPGIEIGDKIEIGVCSMVTENV; via the coding sequence ATGAGGTTAAAAGAATGTGTTGCTATGATTCTTGCCGGCGGACAGGGAAGCCGGCTCGGAATACTCACTCAAAATGTAGCAAAACCCGCAGTACCATTTGGCGGTAAATATAGAATTATTGATTTTCCGCTCAGTAACTGTTCTCATTCGGGTATTGACACAGTGGGAGTTCTGACGCAGTATCAGCCCCTTGAGCTGAACACATATATTGCAAATGGACAGCCTTGGGATTTGGACCGTACTAACGGAGGTGTTTTTGTTCTTCCTCCATACACATCCGCAGAAAAGGGCGAATGGTATAAAGGAACAGCAAACGCAATATATCAAAATTTAGGGTTTATGGAACAGTTTAATCCTAAATATGTTATTATTTTGTCGGGTGACCATATCTATAAAATGGATTATAATAAAATGCTGTCGGTGCACAAAAAGGCAAATGCTGACGCAACCATAGCAGTTATTGAAGTTCCATGGGATGAAGCTCCCAGATTTGGTATCATGAACACAAGCGACGATATGCAGATAGTTGAATTTGAGGAAAAACCAAAAGAGCCTAAAAGCAATTTGGCTTCTATGGGAGTTTATTGTTTCTCTTGGGATGTTCTTAAGAAATATTTAACAGAGGATGAAAACGACCCCGAATCAGAAAACGATTTTGGAAAAAATATTATTCCTGCTATGCTTAATGACGGACTAAAGCTTATGGCTCACAGATTTGACGGATACTGGAAAGACGTTGGAACCATACAGAGCCTATGGGAAGCTAATATGGAACTTTTAGATGACCAGCCGGGTTGTGATTTGGATGATGATACATGGAAAATATTCAGCAGAAATCCTGTAAAGCCCCCTCAATATGTGGGCGAAAACGGTTCTCTTAAGAATAGCTATACTACGGAGGGCTGTGAAATTTACGGCCGGGTTGAACATTCCATTTTGTTTGAAGGCGTAACTATCGGAGACGGGGCTGTTATTAAAGACTCTATTATCCTTCCGGGCGCGGCTGTTAAACCGGGCGCTGTTGTGAATAAATCAATTATTGGTTCAGACGCCGTAATAGGTGAAGAAGCCACAATAGGAAGCACTGCCGATAACGCAAACAAATCATTTTATAATACTAAAATATGCAGCGATGACATTACATTGATAGGACCAGGCATAGAGATAGGAGACAAGATTGAAATCGGCGTATGCTCAATGGTTACAGAAAATGTATAA
- the glgD gene encoding glucose-1-phosphate adenylyltransferase subunit GlgD codes for MKNDMLGVIFSENPEASMGELTSLRALAAVPVGGRYRIIDFILSNMVNSGIIKVGITTPVNYQSLTDHLGTGKAWDMDRKDDGLYILPPKDTGESGIETHGGVDILHGISSFLAKSNQEYILVSDCNTICNIDFDMVLEEHLKNEADFTLVYTKAKHLSAKDVKKHILLDINDEKIVTDMHVYPSKQKTDCSYMHMFITRRELLMDMVEYAVTHGRHTISKDILLTAVSKGLKVSTYEFSGYKKKIDSIQSYYCFNLDLLKKDIRDELFGLNTNNPIFTKIKDTVPTKYSKSAEITNSFIADGCKIEGTVKNSILFRGVHVAKGATVENCILMQNSEIMENCLLENVIFDKGVILRSGKKLVGQDTYPMVIGKEIIV; via the coding sequence ATGAAAAACGATATGCTGGGCGTTATATTTTCTGAAAACCCGGAAGCCAGTATGGGCGAACTCACAAGTCTTAGAGCTCTTGCCGCTGTTCCGGTTGGAGGGAGATACAGAATTATAGATTTCATATTATCAAATATGGTAAATTCGGGAATAATAAAAGTGGGGATTACAACTCCTGTTAATTATCAGTCGCTTACCGACCATTTAGGCACCGGAAAAGCGTGGGATATGGACAGAAAGGACGACGGTCTCTACATACTGCCGCCGAAAGACACCGGTGAGTCAGGTATTGAAACACACGGCGGTGTGGATATATTACATGGTATTTCTTCATTTTTAGCTAAAAGTAACCAGGAATATATTCTTGTTTCTGATTGTAATACAATCTGTAATATAGACTTCGACATGGTTCTTGAAGAACATTTAAAAAATGAAGCTGATTTTACACTGGTTTATACAAAAGCTAAACATTTGAGCGCTAAAGATGTAAAAAAACATATTTTGCTCGATATCAATGATGAAAAAATTGTTACTGACATGCACGTTTATCCAAGCAAACAAAAGACAGACTGTTCATATATGCATATGTTTATAACCAGACGCGAATTGCTTATGGATATGGTAGAATATGCAGTCACACACGGAAGACATACAATTTCCAAAGACATATTGCTTACGGCTGTTTCCAAAGGTTTAAAAGTTTCTACATATGAGTTCAGCGGCTATAAAAAGAAGATTGACAGTATACAATCCTATTACTGTTTTAATCTGGACCTTCTTAAAAAGGATATACGAGATGAATTGTTTGGTCTAAACACAAACAATCCTATCTTTACAAAAATAAAAGACACCGTTCCAACTAAATATTCTAAATCCGCAGAAATAACGAACTCATTTATAGCGGATGGATGTAAGATAGAAGGAACGGTTAAGAACAGTATTTTGTTCCGCGGTGTTCACGTCGCAAAAGGCGCCACTGTTGAAAACTGCATTCTTATGCAGAACTCTGAGATAATGGAAAACTGTCTCCTGGAAAACGTCATATTTGACAAGGGTGTAATCCTGAGAAGCGGTAAGAAACTTGTGGGTCAAGATACATATCCAATGGTAATCGGTAAAGAAATTATAGTGTAA
- the glgA gene encoding glycogen synthase GlgA, translating into MSKIFMVSSEVSPFAKTGGLGDVVGSLPSALGKLGDDIRVVMPKYGCIPHEYLEQMEFKFFIYIPLGWRRKYCGVFELEKDGVIYYFIDNEYYFGDPYLYKWNDLERFAFFDKAALEILKHLDWKPDIIHCHDWQTGMVPVLLNAYYNKDTFYQGIKTVFTIHNLRYQGIYSIDIVSDFFSLNRDFFTADKLEFHGCANLLKGGIVYSDYITTVSPTYASEIQTPMGGEKLDGLLSARSQSLYGILNGIDYNVYNPKTDKYIFENYDARNVVNKKRENKMKLQQQLGLTVDGEKVMIGIISRLVDQKGFDIIAEAMGELMNMDIQLVVVGTGEAKYENLFRHNAWCNSQKMSANIMFSNELAHKVYASCDIFLMPSMFEPCGLSQMISLAYGTIPVVRETGGLKDSIMPYNEFTGEGNGFSFYPYTAHDMMYTLRYAIKIFSDKKAWTDLIKNAMRQDFSWNESAKKYQDMYNRLLG; encoded by the coding sequence ATGAGTAAAATATTTATGGTTTCATCAGAAGTTTCCCCGTTTGCAAAGACAGGCGGCTTAGGAGATGTTGTTGGTTCCCTGCCGTCAGCACTCGGAAAGCTGGGAGATGATATCAGGGTTGTAATGCCCAAATACGGCTGTATTCCTCATGAATATCTGGAACAAATGGAGTTTAAGTTTTTTATATATATACCGCTCGGATGGAGAAGAAAATACTGCGGAGTATTTGAGCTTGAAAAAGACGGCGTTATATATTACTTTATCGACAACGAATATTATTTCGGCGACCCTTATCTATACAAGTGGAACGACCTCGAAAGATTTGCATTTTTTGACAAAGCAGCGCTGGAAATATTAAAACATCTTGACTGGAAGCCTGATATCATACACTGCCATGACTGGCAGACCGGTATGGTGCCTGTTCTGCTTAACGCATATTATAATAAAGACACGTTTTATCAGGGAATAAAAACTGTATTTACTATTCATAACCTGCGCTATCAGGGAATTTACTCTATTGACATCGTTTCGGATTTCTTCTCACTTAACCGTGACTTTTTTACAGCTGATAAATTGGAGTTTCATGGCTGTGCGAATTTACTAAAAGGCGGTATAGTTTATTCCGACTATATCACTACTGTAAGTCCGACATATGCGTCAGAAATACAAACCCCGATGGGCGGCGAAAAGCTTGACGGATTATTATCTGCAAGATCACAGTCTTTGTATGGTATTTTAAACGGTATAGATTACAATGTTTATAATCCTAAAACGGACAAATATATATTTGAGAATTATGATGCAAGAAACGTTGTAAATAAAAAAAGAGAAAACAAGATGAAGCTGCAGCAACAGCTTGGATTGACCGTAGACGGCGAAAAAGTAATGATTGGTATCATATCAAGGCTTGTTGACCAAAAAGGTTTTGATATAATAGCAGAGGCAATGGGCGAGCTAATGAATATGGATATTCAGTTGGTTGTTGTGGGAACCGGAGAAGCAAAGTATGAAAATCTGTTTAGACATAATGCGTGGTGCAATTCACAAAAAATGTCTGCTAATATAATGTTCAGCAATGAGCTGGCACACAAAGTATATGCTTCATGCGATATATTCCTAATGCCGTCAATGTTTGAGCCTTGCGGTCTCAGTCAAATGATTTCACTTGCATATGGAACAATTCCTGTAGTTCGTGAAACCGGGGGATTGAAGGATTCAATTATGCCGTATAATGAATTCACCGGAGAGGGAAACGGATTTAGTTTCTATCCGTATACTGCTCATGATATGATGTATACATTAAGATATGCCATTAAAATTTTCAGTGATAAAAAAGCCTGGACCGATTTAATTAAAAATGCTATGAGACAAGATTTTTCATGGAACGAATCGGCAAAGAAATATCAGGATATGTATAATAGGCTGCTAGGTTAA
- a CDS encoding cupin domain-containing protein translates to MRGFGSIENLFDRPTYKFENEIVNTLLNSTNIRIEKIISDGHTTGWYDQDQDEFVCLLTGYAELEILSDDGDLNILKLSPGDNILIKKHTKHRVIKTTKCNWLCIFFN, encoded by the coding sequence ATGAGAGGATTTGGTAGTATAGAAAATTTATTTGACCGGCCAACATATAAGTTTGAAAATGAAATAGTTAATACTCTATTAAACAGTACAAACATTAGAATAGAAAAAATAATATCAGACGGCCATACAACCGGGTGGTATGACCAAGATCAGGATGAGTTTGTTTGTCTTCTTACCGGATATGCAGAATTAGAAATATTGAGCGATGATGGAGATTTAAATATTCTTAAACTATCTCCGGGTGATAATATTCTTATAAAGAAACATACAAAACATAGAGTAATTAAAACCACAAAATGCAATTGGCTTTGTATATTTTTTAATTAA